From Neobacillus sp. PS2-9, the proteins below share one genomic window:
- the fni gene encoding type 2 isopentenyl-diphosphate Delta-isomerase — protein MSRSERKWDHIRFALQKRQNSLPFFDDIKFIHQSLPDISVSDVRLDHKIGELSLSSPIFINAMTGGGGEKTYRINQELAMIASQMGLAMAVGSQMSALKDKSERFTYEIVRKENPKGILIANLGSEATVENAKAAIDMIEANALQIHLNVIQELTMPEGDRDFSGALKRIETIVEHVDVPVIVKEVGFGMAKETVQSLISVGVAAVDVGGAGGTNFAEIENKRREKALPFFHQWGIPTPVSIIEASTVHQASIIGSGGFLSASDLAKGLAIGANAIGFAGHFLRILVENGMESLYNEVESLHYELKLIMTALGANSISDLQRAPLMITGETFHWLSQRGIETKRFSQRSI, from the coding sequence GTGTCTAGATCGGAACGAAAATGGGATCACATTCGCTTTGCCCTTCAAAAAAGGCAAAACAGCTTACCTTTTTTTGATGATATTAAATTTATTCATCAAAGCTTACCAGATATCAGTGTGTCCGATGTACGATTAGACCACAAAATTGGCGAACTTTCTTTAAGTTCGCCAATTTTTATCAATGCGATGACTGGCGGCGGCGGTGAAAAAACGTATCGAATTAACCAAGAATTGGCGATGATAGCTAGCCAGATGGGATTAGCTATGGCAGTTGGTTCACAAATGTCTGCACTGAAAGATAAAAGTGAGCGGTTTACTTATGAAATCGTCCGAAAAGAGAATCCAAAGGGGATTCTTATAGCTAATCTCGGCAGTGAAGCAACAGTTGAAAATGCTAAAGCGGCAATTGATATGATTGAAGCAAATGCATTACAAATACATTTAAATGTTATTCAAGAATTAACCATGCCTGAGGGAGACCGAGATTTTTCAGGTGCCTTAAAAAGAATTGAAACCATTGTCGAACATGTTGATGTACCTGTAATTGTTAAAGAGGTTGGTTTTGGTATGGCTAAAGAAACGGTCCAATCCCTTATTTCTGTAGGGGTAGCTGCAGTGGATGTGGGAGGTGCCGGGGGAACGAATTTTGCGGAGATAGAAAATAAACGTAGAGAAAAAGCCCTGCCGTTTTTCCACCAATGGGGTATTCCAACACCGGTATCAATCATAGAAGCCTCTACTGTACATCAAGCATCAATTATAGGCTCTGGTGGGTTTTTATCAGCTAGTGATTTAGCAAAGGGGTTAGCCATCGGTGCGAACGCAATCGGATTTGCCGGACATTTTTTACGCATTCTTGTAGAAAATGGAATGGAATCCTTGTATAACGAAGTGGAATCCCTTCATTACGAGTTAAAATTGATTATGACTGCTTTAGGAGCTAATTCTATTTCAGACTTACAAAGAGCACCTCTCATGATTACAGGTGAAACCTTCCATTGGCTTAGCCAGAGGGGAATAGAAACGAAACGCTTTAGCCAGCGTTCGATATAA
- the rpsA gene encoding 30S ribosomal protein S1 gives MTEELNQVEVKSFEVGDKVTGQVTKVEEKQVLVAIQGSKLDGIIPISELSSLHIEKATDAVSEGQDLELEVLKVEEEALILSKRKVDAEKAWENLEKQFQSGEVFETEVKDVVKGGLVVDLGVRGFVPASLVEAHFVEDFSDYKGRTLTFKIVELDKEKNRLILSHRAVVEEEKGKQKQDRIGALQVGQVIEGTVQRITDFGAFVDIGGIDGLVHISQLSYEHVDKPTDVVHEGQKVQVKVLSIDRDNERISLSIKETLPGPWSNISEKAPKGSILDGVVKRLVSYGAFVEVFPGVEGLVHISQIAHKHIGTPHEVLKEGQEVKVKVLDANEQDQRLSLSIKELLEKEFEENFDYELPEESKGFQLGEMIGDKLKNLGK, from the coding sequence AACAGGACAAGTTACTAAAGTCGAGGAAAAGCAAGTGTTAGTGGCTATTCAAGGCAGTAAACTTGATGGGATTATTCCAATTAGTGAGCTTTCAAGTCTGCATATTGAAAAAGCAACTGATGCTGTGTCAGAAGGTCAAGATTTAGAATTAGAAGTCTTAAAGGTTGAAGAAGAAGCACTAATCCTTTCAAAAAGAAAAGTAGATGCTGAAAAGGCATGGGAAAACTTAGAAAAACAATTCCAAAGTGGCGAAGTATTTGAAACTGAAGTGAAGGATGTTGTAAAGGGTGGCCTTGTAGTTGACCTAGGCGTCCGTGGTTTTGTACCTGCCTCACTAGTGGAAGCACACTTTGTAGAGGATTTCAGCGATTATAAAGGACGTACACTTACTTTTAAAATTGTTGAACTCGATAAGGAAAAAAATCGTTTAATCCTCTCACACCGAGCTGTTGTAGAAGAAGAAAAAGGAAAACAAAAGCAAGATCGTATTGGAGCATTGCAAGTTGGCCAAGTAATCGAAGGTACGGTTCAAAGGATTACTGATTTCGGTGCTTTCGTCGATATTGGTGGTATTGATGGTCTTGTTCATATCTCCCAATTATCTTACGAACATGTTGATAAACCTACAGACGTTGTCCATGAGGGGCAAAAAGTTCAAGTGAAAGTGTTAAGTATTGATAGAGATAATGAAAGAATTTCCTTATCAATAAAAGAGACTTTACCTGGACCATGGTCAAACATTTCCGAAAAAGCACCAAAAGGAAGTATTTTAGATGGTGTAGTAAAAAGATTAGTATCTTATGGTGCTTTTGTAGAGGTGTTCCCTGGTGTAGAAGGACTTGTTCACATTTCTCAAATTGCACATAAGCATATTGGTACACCACACGAGGTACTAAAAGAAGGGCAAGAAGTAAAAGTAAAAGTGCTTGATGCAAATGAACAGGATCAAAGATTATCACTTAGTATTAAAGAACTGCTCGAGAAAGAGTTTGAAGAAAACTTTGATTATGAGCTTCCAGAAGAGTCAAAAGGCTTCCAATTAGGTGAAATGATTGGCGATAAATTAAAGAATCTAGGAAAATAA
- a CDS encoding YpzI family protein produces MGKDRQEKKLRESGRVESDRDQALHYPGATKLSTPEEARGLNDGKR; encoded by the coding sequence ATGGGAAAAGACCGCCAAGAAAAAAAACTAAGAGAAAGTGGAAGAGTTGAATCTGATCGTGACCAGGCATTACACTATCCAGGCGCAACAAAGCTATCCACTCCGGAAGAAGCAAGGGGACTAAACGACGGGAAAAGATAG